One window of Streptomyces sp. NBC_00273 genomic DNA carries:
- the hutI gene encoding imidazolonepropionase, with amino-acid sequence MTTTSITNIGSLVTNDPALGDGSPLGLIANAAVVIDGDKIAWVGPAAKAPAADEVFDAQGRAVIPGFVDSHSHLVFAGDRTQEFNARMSGRAYSAGGIRTTVAATRAATDAELEAGLVRHLEEARRQGTTTFETKSGYGLTVADEARALRIAAAHTEEVTYLGAHIVSPDFAEDPAGYVDLVTGEMLEACAPYARWVDVFCEKGAFDGDQARAILTAGAAAGLIPRVHANQLSYGPGVQLAVELEAASADHCTHLTDADVDALAQAAGTTVATLLPGAEFSTRAQWPDARRLIDAGATVALSTDCNPGSSYTSSMPFCIALAVRDMRMTPDEALWSATAGGARALRREDIGRVAPGARADLALLDAPSHVHLAYRPGVPLVSGVWQRGRRVH; translated from the coding sequence ATGACCACCACCAGCATCACCAACATCGGCAGCCTCGTCACCAACGACCCCGCCCTCGGCGACGGCAGCCCCCTCGGTCTGATCGCGAACGCGGCCGTCGTCATCGACGGCGACAAGATCGCCTGGGTCGGCCCCGCCGCCAAGGCCCCGGCCGCGGACGAGGTCTTCGACGCGCAGGGCCGGGCCGTCATCCCCGGCTTCGTCGACTCCCACTCCCACCTCGTCTTCGCAGGCGACCGCACCCAGGAGTTCAACGCCCGGATGTCGGGCCGCGCCTACTCCGCCGGCGGCATCCGCACCACCGTCGCCGCCACCCGCGCCGCCACCGACGCGGAGCTGGAGGCGGGCCTGGTGCGCCACCTCGAGGAGGCCCGCCGCCAGGGCACCACCACCTTCGAGACCAAGTCCGGCTACGGCCTCACCGTCGCCGACGAGGCCCGCGCCCTGCGCATCGCCGCCGCGCACACCGAGGAGGTCACCTACCTCGGCGCGCACATCGTCTCCCCGGACTTCGCGGAGGACCCGGCCGGCTACGTCGACCTCGTCACCGGCGAGATGCTGGAGGCCTGCGCCCCGTACGCCCGCTGGGTGGACGTCTTCTGCGAGAAGGGCGCCTTCGACGGCGACCAGGCCCGCGCGATCCTCACCGCCGGGGCCGCCGCCGGGCTGATCCCCCGCGTGCACGCCAACCAGCTCTCCTACGGGCCCGGCGTCCAGCTCGCCGTCGAGCTGGAGGCCGCCTCCGCCGACCACTGCACCCACCTCACCGACGCCGACGTCGACGCCCTCGCGCAGGCCGCCGGCACGACCGTCGCCACCCTGCTGCCCGGCGCCGAGTTCTCCACGCGCGCCCAGTGGCCCGACGCCCGGCGCCTGATCGACGCGGGTGCCACCGTCGCCCTGTCCACGGACTGCAACCCCGGCTCCTCCTACACGAGTTCGATGCCGTTCTGCATCGCGCTCGCCGTCCGCGACATGCGGATGACCCCCGACGAGGCGCTCTGGTCGGCCACCGCCGGCGGCGCCCGCGCCCTGCGCCGCGAGGACATCGGCCGCGTGGCCCCCGGGGCCCGTGCCGACCTGGCCCTGTTGGACGCCCCGAGCCACGTCCACCTCGCCTACCGGCCGGGCGTACCGCTCGTTTCCGGTGTCTGGCAGCGGGGCCGCCGCGTGCACTGA
- a CDS encoding LPXTG cell wall anchor domain-containing protein: MSDRKRTTALALASALAGSAVLFTAPAAHAAVVDVAYDCKTPIGDKSAVSPIEIKAVKEGDGYKLTMSFQKGVSSSPIELGKGAMKPSAVVLVDGAEKASVPVSGPSNPEAVPPDTPIKITDLSGTYTPKKSGKVTFTAGVLTIVAMGTTTTCTPGNSPKPSLELDVTAPGGGTTQSGADTTGDTLPQTGPADSALALGTLGGTVLLSGAVGVLWLTRRGRRARS, encoded by the coding sequence GTGTCCGACCGCAAACGCACCACCGCGCTCGCGCTGGCCTCCGCGCTGGCCGGATCGGCGGTGCTGTTCACCGCCCCCGCGGCCCATGCCGCCGTCGTCGACGTCGCCTACGACTGCAAGACCCCGATCGGGGACAAGTCGGCGGTGTCGCCGATCGAGATCAAGGCCGTCAAAGAGGGCGACGGGTACAAGCTGACGATGTCCTTCCAGAAGGGCGTCTCGTCCAGCCCCATCGAACTCGGCAAGGGTGCGATGAAGCCCAGCGCCGTCGTCCTCGTCGACGGCGCCGAGAAGGCGTCCGTGCCGGTCTCGGGTCCGTCCAACCCCGAGGCCGTGCCCCCGGACACACCCATCAAGATCACCGACCTCTCGGGCACCTACACGCCCAAGAAGAGCGGCAAGGTCACCTTCACCGCCGGGGTGCTCACCATCGTGGCGATGGGCACCACGACGACCTGCACCCCCGGCAACAGCCCGAAGCCCTCGCTGGAACTGGACGTCACGGCACCCGGCGGCGGGACCACGCAGTCCGGCGCCGACACCACCGGCGACACCCTCCCGCAGACCGGGCCCGCCGACTCCGCCCTGGCCCTCGGCACCCTCGGCGGCACCGTGCTGCTCTCCGGCGCCGTCGGCGTGCTCTGGCTGACCCGGCGCGGCCGGCGGGCCCGGTCCTGA
- a CDS encoding COG1470 family protein gives MHVLHTLRRAGAVLLLAAATLYAAPAHPAAADEPGWTAEPAAGAAATVRPYFYLAGAAGTVLEDRLALANTTDQERTVTLRGADAYNTADGAFAVRPAAPAAGATGATGAGSWISFGAATTVKVPPRTRAVVPFTLTVPPASPPGDHPAAVIATEGGHEVGVRVHLRVGGPSLAALTVEDVAVRGRGPAAVIAYTLVNRGNVALVPDLRISAEALLGEVSDPPRGRTLPVELLPGQRVELTEPWPGAPALDRVRVTLTVTAPGGARAVATGSRWLVPRGPAGWTGAGLLGLGAATAAALHLVRGRRRPLPGPDPDPDAPPEAGPTNPAPHHELTGAAR, from the coding sequence ATGCACGTGCTCCACACCCTGAGGCGCGCCGGAGCCGTCCTGCTGCTCGCCGCCGCCACGCTGTACGCGGCTCCCGCGCACCCCGCTGCCGCCGACGAGCCGGGCTGGACCGCCGAGCCCGCCGCCGGAGCCGCGGCCACCGTCCGCCCGTACTTCTACCTGGCCGGTGCCGCCGGCACCGTGCTGGAGGACCGCCTCGCCCTGGCCAACACCACCGACCAGGAGCGCACCGTCACGCTGCGCGGGGCCGACGCCTACAACACGGCCGACGGCGCCTTCGCGGTCCGCCCGGCGGCGCCCGCTGCCGGGGCTACCGGCGCCACGGGGGCCGGTTCCTGGATCAGCTTCGGGGCCGCCACCACCGTGAAGGTCCCGCCCCGCACCCGCGCCGTGGTGCCCTTCACCCTCACCGTGCCGCCCGCGTCCCCGCCCGGCGACCACCCCGCCGCCGTGATCGCCACCGAGGGCGGCCACGAGGTCGGAGTACGGGTCCACCTGCGGGTCGGCGGCCCCTCCCTGGCCGCCCTCACGGTCGAGGACGTCGCCGTACGGGGCCGGGGTCCGGCCGCCGTCATCGCCTACACCCTCGTCAACCGCGGCAACGTGGCCCTCGTCCCCGACCTCCGGATCAGTGCCGAGGCCCTCCTCGGCGAGGTGTCCGACCCGCCCCGCGGCCGCACCCTGCCGGTGGAACTGCTCCCCGGCCAGCGGGTGGAGCTCACCGAGCCCTGGCCCGGCGCCCCGGCCCTCGACCGGGTCCGCGTCACCCTCACCGTGACCGCCCCCGGCGGCGCCCGCGCGGTGGCCACCGGCTCGCGCTGGCTCGTCCCCCGGGGCCCGGCCGGCTGGACCGGGGCCGGCCTGCTCGGCCTCGGGGCGGCCACCGCCGCCGCGCTGCACCTCGTACGCGGCAGGCGGCGGCCCCTACCGGGTCCGGACCCGGACCCGGACGCGCCGCCCGAGGCCGGACCGACGAACCCTGCACCGCACCACGAACTGACGGGAGCCGCCAGGTGA